A genomic region of Sulfobacillus acidophilus DSM 10332 contains the following coding sequences:
- a CDS encoding cytochrome c oxidase subunit I (PFAM: Cytochrome C and Quinol oxidase polypeptide I~COGs: COG0843 Heme/copper-type cytochrome/quinol oxidase subunit 1~InterPro IPR000883~KEGG: tmr:Tmar_1596 cytochrome-c oxidase~PFAM: Cytochrome c oxidase, subunit I~SPTR: Cytochrome-c oxidase) translates to MAQRLAQPTAATPAQAPKPRRMMPPVLRAFLWAAIGFIALNAISNWVDPSPNSPYISQVGAVAGWFGALLGWLLGIGGYEHVILPMLGHPDPGFRQQGWRKYFQLSDDHKVIGIQYLTVATGTFLIAGLAAMLMRYQLMSYRGALFEFPENYLNTVGIHGTLMMFAVANIGLIGALGNYMVPLMIGSKGTMFPKASGLSVWLVPLGVLTVAFSPLLGNWTTGWRGYDPLAASDGVGMLYYYLGVFALTTSSLIVAINLTTTILFRRTQGLTWNRLPLFVWGVLTVSLLNIIWLPEIQATFILALVDKIVPLNMFNALGQPLGWAEYFWLFGHPEVYIVVVPALATWNEILPVMTRKSLFARPIAVLGLVFVMLLSGMVWAHHMFTNMRFSEMLPFSFFTEMISIPTGFAYLAAIGTLWNSRLRITTPALLVLMSMFNFLIGGLTGLFLADVPANLQLHNTFFVVGHFHFTIIGGMIFSWMAAMYYWLPKISGRMYSEFWGKLGAIWVFVFFNLTFLNFFVLGLHGMNRWVSVYPEYLQSENFWTSIFAFFLGAGFGVNVIHIIWAWVKGPKSVENPWQAKTLEWQTSSPPPKHNFDEEPVVVAGFYNYGEGSPNPVTLPRRASTPS, encoded by the coding sequence GTGGCACAACGACTTGCTCAGCCCACAGCGGCTACACCTGCGCAGGCGCCTAAGCCGCGCCGCATGATGCCGCCGGTTTTGCGGGCATTTTTATGGGCAGCTATCGGATTTATCGCGTTGAACGCCATCTCTAACTGGGTCGATCCCAGTCCCAACAGTCCCTATATCAGCCAGGTCGGCGCGGTGGCCGGATGGTTCGGGGCGTTGCTTGGGTGGCTATTGGGGATAGGCGGCTATGAACATGTGATTTTGCCGATGTTGGGGCATCCTGATCCGGGGTTCCGCCAACAAGGCTGGCGGAAGTACTTTCAATTGTCCGATGACCACAAAGTCATTGGCATTCAATATCTGACGGTCGCAACCGGGACGTTTTTAATCGCCGGGTTGGCGGCGATGCTCATGCGCTATCAGTTGATGAGTTATCGGGGCGCGTTATTTGAGTTCCCGGAAAACTATCTCAACACGGTGGGCATTCACGGGACTCTCATGATGTTCGCGGTCGCCAACATCGGACTTATCGGGGCGTTAGGCAACTACATGGTCCCCTTGATGATTGGCTCCAAGGGAACCATGTTTCCCAAAGCGTCGGGCTTAAGTGTCTGGCTGGTTCCGCTGGGCGTCCTCACCGTCGCTTTTAGCCCCCTCTTGGGTAACTGGACCACCGGTTGGCGCGGCTACGATCCGTTGGCCGCGTCCGACGGCGTCGGCATGCTCTACTACTACCTCGGGGTGTTTGCCCTCACTACCTCGTCCTTGATTGTGGCGATTAACCTGACGACCACGATTTTGTTTCGGCGGACCCAGGGCCTGACTTGGAACCGGTTGCCGCTCTTTGTGTGGGGGGTCTTGACGGTCTCCTTACTCAACATCATTTGGCTGCCGGAAATTCAAGCCACCTTTATTCTCGCGTTAGTCGACAAAATCGTGCCGTTGAACATGTTTAACGCGTTAGGCCAGCCGCTGGGATGGGCGGAATATTTCTGGCTTTTCGGCCATCCGGAAGTGTATATCGTGGTGGTACCGGCGTTGGCGACTTGGAACGAGATTTTACCGGTGATGACCCGGAAGTCGCTGTTTGCCCGCCCCATTGCGGTGTTGGGGTTGGTCTTCGTCATGCTTCTGAGTGGAATGGTATGGGCGCACCATATGTTTACCAACATGCGGTTCAGTGAAATGTTGCCCTTCTCCTTTTTTACGGAGATGATTTCCATTCCGACCGGTTTTGCCTATTTGGCGGCTATCGGGACGCTCTGGAATTCCCGCTTGCGGATTACCACGCCGGCCCTGTTGGTCCTCATGAGCATGTTTAACTTCCTCATCGGCGGACTAACCGGTCTTTTCTTGGCCGACGTGCCGGCCAACCTGCAGCTCCACAACACCTTCTTCGTGGTGGGTCACTTCCACTTCACGATCATCGGCGGCATGATCTTCAGCTGGATGGCCGCGATGTATTACTGGCTGCCGAAAATCAGCGGTCGGATGTACAGTGAATTCTGGGGCAAGCTGGGTGCCATCTGGGTGTTTGTGTTCTTTAACTTGACGTTCTTGAACTTCTTCGTGCTGGGACTTCACGGGATGAATCGGTGGGTGAGTGTATATCCGGAATATCTGCAATCGGAGAACTTCTGGACCTCCATTTTCGCCTTCTTCCTGGGGGCCGGCTTTGGCGTGAACGTTATTCACATTATCTGGGCGTGGGTGAAAGGGCCGAAATCGGTGGAAAACCCCTGGCAAGCCAAGACCTTGGAATGGCAAACCTCCTCTCCGCCGCCGAAACACAATTTCGACGAAGAGCCGGTGGTGGTGGCCGGGTTTTACAACTATGGCGAGGGTTCGCCGAATCCGGTTACGCTTCCCCGGCGGGCTAGCACCCCTAGTTAA
- a CDS encoding hypothetical protein (PFAM: Cytochrome c oxidase subunit III~COGs: COG1845 Heme/copper-type cytochrome/quinol oxidase subunit 3~KEGG: atm:ANT_05280 cytochrome c oxidase, subunit III~SPTR: Cytochrome c oxidase, subunit III), with product MAVQNGVSLRGYRAGFGIFLASQGVVFTTLISARYITASGHIGFYSEALGAITTALMLISGISGRTARSAIKGGNLAAMDARLGAGLWFGILGVLSILLQWVLLAHMNVPVTAPTSEVYYALTGVWLLYSLIGLFVLFATRARGRRVGYTADNYWDAEAGTLLWEFVVIAWVVMYLVLYIL from the coding sequence GTGGCAGTGCAAAATGGTGTCAGCCTACGAGGATATCGTGCGGGATTTGGCATATTTTTGGCATCGCAAGGCGTGGTGTTTACCACGTTGATTTCCGCGCGGTATATTACCGCAAGTGGGCACATCGGCTTTTACAGCGAGGCGTTGGGCGCAATTACAACGGCGTTGATGCTCATTAGCGGCATCTCGGGTCGGACCGCCCGATCGGCCATTAAAGGCGGCAATTTGGCGGCAATGGATGCTCGCCTGGGGGCGGGACTTTGGTTTGGGATTCTTGGAGTCCTGTCGATTTTGTTGCAATGGGTATTGTTGGCTCACATGAACGTTCCCGTTACGGCGCCCACGAGCGAAGTCTATTATGCTCTCACCGGAGTTTGGCTGCTCTACTCGTTAATTGGGCTTTTTGTGTTGTTCGCCACACGGGCGCGTGGACGTCGGGTGGGTTACACGGCCGACAATTACTGGGATGCCGAAGCCGGGACTCTCTTGTGGGAATTTGTGGTCATCGCCTGGGTCGTGATGTACCTGGTGTTATATATCCTCTAA
- a CDS encoding Protoheme IX farnesyltransferase (PFAM: UbiA prenyltransferase family~TIGRFAM: protoheme IX farnesyltransferase~COGs: COG0109 Polyprenyltransferase (cytochrome oxidase assembly factor)~HAMAP: Protohaem IX farnesyltransferase~InterPro IPR006369:IPR000537~KEGG: sth:STH2093 putative heme O synthase~PFAM: UbiA prenyltransferase~SPTR: Protoheme IX farnesyltransferase;~TIGRFAM: Protohaem IX farnesyltransferase): MVEHARVISPPKASVKDYIQLMKPGIVVWLMITAFSAMVVAAHGIPPISTMVWTLMGLGLSAGGAHAVNMWYDRDIDRIMKRTQNRPVVTGKISPEQALAFGIAAGLVSFIGLGVLVNWLTASATLAGYLFYIFVYTMWLKRRSAQNIVIGGAAGAFPPIVGWTAVTHQLGWAPWLMFLLIFLWTPPHFWSLALYKQDDYRRAEIPMMPIVRGPRVTKAQNVVYAVLTVLASVGLYFTHTVSLIYLVSAIVLGLAFVGYTVRLWLEPDSETVWAKKTFFFSLMYIAGLFVVMMI, from the coding sequence ATGGTGGAACATGCACGAGTAATCAGCCCGCCAAAGGCGAGCGTCAAGGATTATATTCAATTGATGAAGCCGGGCATTGTGGTCTGGTTAATGATTACGGCGTTCAGCGCCATGGTGGTGGCGGCCCATGGAATTCCGCCGATTTCCACGATGGTGTGGACGCTCATGGGGTTGGGATTGTCGGCCGGGGGCGCTCATGCCGTCAATATGTGGTATGACCGCGACATCGACCGCATTATGAAACGTACCCAAAATCGCCCTGTGGTCACCGGCAAAATTTCGCCCGAACAGGCGTTGGCTTTTGGCATTGCGGCCGGCCTGGTATCATTTATCGGTCTCGGGGTGTTGGTGAACTGGCTCACCGCCAGTGCGACGTTGGCCGGCTATTTATTTTATATTTTTGTGTACACCATGTGGCTTAAACGACGCTCGGCGCAAAACATCGTGATTGGTGGAGCGGCAGGTGCGTTTCCGCCGATTGTGGGATGGACCGCGGTGACCCATCAACTGGGCTGGGCGCCTTGGCTTATGTTTCTGTTGATTTTTCTCTGGACTCCGCCTCATTTTTGGTCGTTGGCGCTTTATAAGCAAGACGACTACCGACGGGCGGAAATTCCCATGATGCCGATCGTCCGCGGACCGCGGGTCACGAAGGCCCAAAACGTGGTCTATGCGGTACTGACGGTGTTGGCATCGGTTGGACTGTATTTTACCCATACCGTCAGTCTGATCTATCTCGTGAGCGCAATTGTTTTAGGGTTGGCTTTCGTCGGCTATACCGTTCGGTTGTGGTTGGAGCCTGACAGCGAAACGGTTTGGGCTAAAAAGACGTTCTTCTTTTCGTTGATGTACATTGCCGGATTGTTTGTGGTGATGATGATATAG
- a CDS encoding nitroreductase (PFAM: Nitroreductase family~COGs: COG3560 oxidoreductase related to nitroreductase~InterPro IPR000415~KEGG: ccb:Clocel_3239 nitroreductase~PFAM: Nitroreductase-like~SPTR: Nitroreductase), translated as MGTATTTDFLSALRQRRSLYALQKGSPISDERIRQLLEEALTHTPSAFNSQTTRLVLLLGAEHDRLWEITRQVLKAIVPEDQFAPTNERIQGFQNAYGTILFFEDMAIIEHLQEQFPLYQDRFPVWAQHTNAMHQIVVWMLLESEGLGASLQHYNPLIDERVKAQWNLPESWQLVAQMPFGTPSAPPRDKEIKPLETRLRVFGH; from the coding sequence ATGGGAACAGCTACCACGACGGATTTTCTATCGGCTTTGCGCCAACGTCGCTCACTTTATGCATTACAAAAAGGGTCGCCGATTTCGGACGAGCGCATTCGCCAATTGCTCGAAGAGGCCTTAACGCATACGCCGTCGGCGTTTAATTCGCAGACGACACGGCTCGTGTTGCTGTTGGGGGCCGAGCATGACCGGTTGTGGGAAATTACGCGCCAGGTGTTAAAAGCGATCGTTCCCGAGGACCAATTTGCCCCGACCAACGAACGCATTCAAGGGTTTCAAAATGCGTATGGCACGATTCTCTTTTTCGAGGACATGGCTATTATCGAACATTTGCAAGAGCAATTTCCGCTTTACCAAGACCGTTTTCCGGTCTGGGCACAACATACCAATGCCATGCATCAGATTGTCGTGTGGATGTTGTTGGAGAGCGAGGGGCTCGGCGCCAGCCTGCAGCACTATAACCCCTTAATTGACGAACGCGTGAAGGCCCAATGGAATTTGCCGGAAAGCTGGCAGTTGGTCGCGCAGATGCCGTTTGGCACCCCTAGTGCGCCACCGCGTGACAAAGAGATCAAACCCTTGGAAACGCGTTTACGGGTATTTGGCCATTAA
- a CDS encoding Peptidase S53 propeptide (PFAM: Subtilase family; Pro-kumamolisin, activation domain~COGs: COG4934 protease~InterPro IPR015366:IPR000209~KEGG: aac:Aaci_0057 peptidase S53 propeptide~PFAM: Peptidase S53, propeptide; Peptidase S8/S53, subtilisin/kexin/sedolisin~SPTR: Peptidase S53 propeptide): protein MPSRLLYAVAAAPLLAAPLAWTGTAVWAMPVQQIAGNVPTALINASSNHGPASTSASVTLFIGFNFVTPTNGMPSLPQFIQDTVTPGSPDFHHFLTESQFARTYAPSANAVAALQSYLAQYNITPVTINGQPVAYPLGINVQGTVGNVEKAFQVSINNYNFGGRSYIANSDNPTLPTAYNYQGVTYNLAALVSGIAGMSTYNGLTTHLVRQATVTQAGSTSPSGYSPQQMATAYNVNPLYNNHITGAGETIAVATLAPFIPQDATTFWQYYGIDRTGTLSEVGVDGQSTTASGYGIGGSETSLDVERSGALAPGANIIVYEAPNTTTGFVDLYNAVATQDQAQVMTTSWGESEFFVPFSYAYLLNQAFMQGAAEGMTMIAASGDYGAYDGYPTDKNLSVDTPASSPDILAAGGTTLPQISATNNNPIVPGTNQTGTIPIPGGQIPMVGEQGWGWSYLLPYYANFGIQTEQIWHRDIFPIGSTGGQSQLFTNTSPVDTQNLYQWWQTGTPTESSRNVPDVAWNADPFTGYAIYDTNSVYTSPSAGWTNGWGGTSFAAPQWAGTVALLDQYLGGPQGLLNNGLYQVASSGGFHDITAGNNWYYQAGPGWDYVTGLGSPNVAQLAAALKNWMAP, encoded by the coding sequence ATGCCATCTCGCTTGCTCTATGCCGTAGCCGCGGCCCCCTTGCTGGCTGCCCCGTTGGCCTGGACGGGAACCGCCGTTTGGGCGATGCCCGTGCAACAAATCGCCGGAAACGTGCCTACGGCCCTAATTAACGCCTCGTCGAATCATGGACCGGCCAGTACGTCGGCGTCGGTGACCTTATTTATCGGGTTTAATTTCGTCACGCCGACCAACGGCATGCCCTCTTTGCCGCAATTTATTCAAGATACGGTCACCCCTGGCTCGCCGGACTTTCATCACTTTCTGACCGAGTCGCAATTTGCCCGGACCTATGCGCCCAGCGCCAATGCCGTGGCCGCGTTACAAAGTTATTTAGCGCAATATAACATCACCCCCGTTACCATTAATGGCCAGCCGGTCGCCTATCCGTTAGGCATTAATGTCCAAGGTACCGTGGGCAATGTCGAGAAAGCTTTTCAAGTCTCGATCAATAACTATAATTTTGGCGGGCGCTCTTACATTGCCAACTCCGATAACCCCACGTTGCCCACCGCCTATAACTACCAGGGAGTCACGTATAATTTGGCCGCCCTGGTCTCCGGCATTGCCGGTATGAGTACGTATAACGGCCTAACGACCCACCTCGTTCGTCAAGCGACGGTCACCCAAGCCGGATCCACCAGCCCGAGCGGATACTCACCGCAACAAATGGCCACCGCCTATAACGTGAATCCCCTGTATAACAACCATATTACCGGGGCGGGCGAGACCATCGCGGTGGCGACCTTAGCCCCGTTTATTCCTCAGGACGCCACCACCTTCTGGCAATATTACGGCATTGACCGCACCGGCACCCTCTCCGAAGTCGGCGTGGACGGCCAAAGCACCACCGCTTCCGGGTACGGCATTGGCGGATCCGAGACCAGCCTCGACGTCGAGCGTTCGGGAGCTCTTGCGCCCGGTGCCAATATCATCGTCTATGAGGCGCCGAATACCACCACCGGATTTGTCGACCTCTACAATGCGGTGGCTACTCAAGATCAGGCTCAGGTCATGACCACCAGCTGGGGAGAATCCGAGTTTTTTGTCCCCTTCTCCTATGCCTATCTCTTAAATCAGGCCTTCATGCAAGGCGCGGCGGAAGGCATGACCATGATCGCCGCGTCCGGCGATTACGGCGCCTATGACGGCTATCCCACCGACAAAAACCTGAGCGTCGACACCCCGGCATCGAGTCCGGATATCTTGGCCGCCGGCGGTACCACCCTACCGCAAATCAGCGCCACCAACAATAATCCCATTGTCCCGGGGACCAACCAAACCGGCACCATCCCCATTCCCGGCGGGCAAATTCCCATGGTCGGGGAACAAGGTTGGGGCTGGTCCTATCTCCTCCCCTATTATGCCAACTTCGGTATTCAAACCGAGCAAATTTGGCATCGCGACATCTTTCCGATCGGGTCGACCGGTGGCCAAAGTCAGCTGTTCACCAATACGAGTCCCGTCGATACCCAAAATCTCTATCAATGGTGGCAAACGGGTACGCCGACCGAATCGTCCCGAAACGTACCGGACGTGGCTTGGAATGCGGATCCCTTCACCGGATACGCCATTTATGACACGAACTCGGTCTACACGAGCCCATCCGCCGGATGGACCAATGGCTGGGGCGGCACCTCTTTTGCGGCTCCCCAATGGGCCGGTACGGTTGCTCTCCTCGACCAATATTTGGGCGGTCCCCAAGGCCTCTTGAATAACGGGCTCTATCAAGTCGCGTCGAGTGGCGGTTTTCACGACATTACAGCCGGTAATAACTGGTACTATCAAGCGGGCCCCGGCTGGGATTACGTCACCGGGCTCGGAAGCCCGAATGTAGCCCAATTAGCGGCGGCGCTGAAAAACTGGATGGCTCCCTAA
- a CDS encoding major facilitator superfamily MFS_1 (PFAM: Major Facilitator Superfamily~COGs: COG2211 Na+/melibiose symporter and related transporter~InterPro IPR011701~KEGG: tte:TTE1932 Na+/melibiose symporter and related transporters~PFAM: Major facilitator superfamily MFS-1~SPTR: Predicted protein): MRAHPMVYSLGNLGTNIFAQAFATFALFFYVDHLRAALGPITFALGVQSVWHAVLNPLIGVLSDRTRTRWGRRLPYIAGGTIPLGLVFFLLWHPLVPHNALVGYFFILVVLFDALYLVVVINWTSLFPELFTTLEDRAYAARWRQFVGILGLMIGVALPPLLYGHWGWTIMGAILAVIGTGGFLAVLVSHGPMRTMTPQKPAPWLPLVRKSLRQPGFIRYLTANFLIQFVLLLIPGVMPFYGKYVLHLRHSQLTILLAATFGTALLVLYPWSWMIRRVGTQKSFRLAMILLGIAVVPFGIIHHFIGGLLTMVGIGIGLGGFLTLVDIVMAELIDDQARRHPDLRKEGTFYGINGFVLRLGTTLEAAVIYEVLHVTGYHPNSEGLASASVLWGLRWLMGGAPLLAIILAILVFRRFGIPESPRHVIAPLAPERNG; encoded by the coding sequence ATGCGCGCTCATCCGATGGTCTATAGTTTGGGTAACCTGGGCACCAATATCTTTGCCCAAGCTTTTGCTACATTTGCTTTGTTTTTTTACGTTGATCATTTACGGGCCGCCTTAGGCCCCATCACCTTTGCTCTAGGTGTGCAAAGTGTATGGCATGCGGTTTTAAATCCGTTAATCGGCGTCCTTTCCGACCGTACCCGTACCCGCTGGGGCAGACGGTTGCCGTATATTGCGGGCGGTACGATTCCTTTGGGTCTGGTATTTTTTCTCCTATGGCATCCGTTAGTTCCCCATAATGCCTTGGTAGGCTACTTTTTTATCCTCGTCGTGCTATTTGATGCCTTGTATTTGGTGGTCGTGATTAATTGGACCAGTTTATTTCCCGAACTCTTTACCACCTTGGAGGATCGGGCCTACGCGGCTCGTTGGCGACAATTCGTGGGCATTCTCGGGTTAATGATCGGGGTGGCGCTCCCCCCTCTCTTATATGGCCATTGGGGATGGACAATCATGGGGGCTATTTTAGCCGTCATCGGAACCGGAGGATTCCTTGCCGTCTTGGTTAGTCACGGCCCCATGCGAACAATGACGCCCCAAAAACCCGCCCCTTGGTTGCCATTAGTGCGGAAAAGCCTCCGTCAACCCGGATTTATCCGGTACTTGACAGCAAATTTCCTCATCCAATTTGTATTGCTGCTGATCCCTGGTGTCATGCCCTTTTATGGCAAGTATGTTCTTCATCTACGCCATAGCCAACTGACCATATTATTGGCGGCCACGTTTGGTACCGCACTACTTGTGCTTTACCCATGGTCCTGGATGATTCGCCGGGTCGGTACCCAGAAAAGTTTTCGGCTCGCGATGATTCTTTTAGGCATCGCCGTCGTCCCCTTTGGGATAATTCACCACTTTATCGGCGGCTTATTGACCATGGTCGGCATTGGTATCGGGCTGGGCGGTTTTCTTACGTTAGTCGATATCGTCATGGCTGAACTTATCGACGATCAAGCCCGCCGTCACCCCGACCTCCGCAAAGAAGGCACATTTTACGGGATCAACGGATTTGTCCTCCGTTTGGGCACCACATTGGAAGCGGCCGTTATTTATGAAGTGCTTCACGTCACCGGCTACCATCCCAACAGCGAAGGGCTAGCATCGGCCAGTGTCCTTTGGGGCCTTCGCTGGCTCATGGGCGGAGCGCCTTTATTAGCCATTATATTGGCCATCCTGGTCTTTCGGCGGTTCGGGATTCCGGAAAGTCCACGTCACGTAATCGCTCCCCTGGCCCCGGAACGCAACGGCTGA
- a CDS encoding glycoside hydrolase family 31 (PFAM: Glycosyl hydrolases family 31~COGs: COG1501 Alpha-glucosidase family 31 of glycosyl hydrolase~InterPro IPR000322~KEGG: sal:Sala_1663 alpha-glucosidase~PFAM: Glycoside hydrolase, family 31~SPTR: Alpha-glucosidase yihQ), which produces MLRWEIDNQGILTLFRNDQPIWTVTPTDWYVATVQQVLVSRWKAWDFFRTRGYRREFGARMVPVAPGSPHGQYHLYNRHGKPMLSISWTHATERHGILAVTALQTADRIGLTWVGPSSEALWGFGEYGQGPRHRRGHWATWVEEGPLGLGPLSGLARWTGKVPIPKGPYTTYAPEASWLSSAGYAGWVEESQRIEWWVRGQTRRVEIWHPSLTLHFVVGDTLEDVINQRHEVLGGPPLPPPWVFAPWNDAVGGSQAVRHVKSLIDTHRIPAGAIWVEDWTGSWEDTRRFWMRPLSHEWHREQYPDLPQLAEDLHQDGLRLLGYFCPEITEDTALYNEARAQGHLVTQNDGTPVSIDILGIKHGELDLTRPATRQWIKEVLFEPARQLGFDGWMADFGEYLPPTARLADGTDGWTSHNRYPGLWHALHAEFWSEARPNGDYTFFVRSHSLGSHRYAPVMWGGDSDTDWDPADGLPTVVPQALSAGLLGHAVWGTDIAGYMTFGLTRPSTKELYWRWLELGALLPVMRTHHGTAKPRNWHWTRDEETLSIYNRYARLHILLYPYWYELARQAQESGIPIVRPLFLAQNEPRFWDVGDQYLLGPNLLVAPVLKRGMKRRRVKFPEGGWVCWWTKTWYPNSEGDVSTPLATSPLFARYGSLIPVSEGADPATDRPLGFVDTLVDEESLGDSPRRGLQTAESRITLVAWGPPRLPGRIRLSDGGQLSWTPIPVPQPNPVETTPFPPALWTEHAPALNTPGTGVQLADDQPVIIPVPEGGGLKLEWQGHHPLTVIVRQPAIAPVDAGFRTRHGESPMSTGKGD; this is translated from the coding sequence ATGTTACGATGGGAGATTGATAACCAAGGCATCCTCACCCTTTTTCGAAATGACCAGCCCATATGGACTGTCACCCCGACAGACTGGTACGTAGCCACTGTACAACAAGTGTTGGTATCCCGCTGGAAAGCCTGGGATTTTTTCCGGACCCGCGGTTATCGTCGAGAATTCGGTGCTCGGATGGTGCCGGTCGCCCCAGGTTCTCCGCATGGGCAATATCACCTGTACAACCGCCATGGAAAACCTATGTTAAGCATCTCATGGACCCACGCCACCGAGCGCCATGGGATTTTGGCCGTAACGGCCCTCCAAACCGCCGACCGGATTGGATTGACGTGGGTCGGCCCATCCTCGGAAGCCCTCTGGGGCTTTGGAGAATACGGTCAGGGTCCGCGACATCGCCGTGGACATTGGGCAACCTGGGTGGAAGAAGGCCCCTTAGGCCTCGGGCCGTTGTCCGGCTTGGCGCGCTGGACCGGCAAAGTCCCGATTCCCAAAGGGCCCTATACCACCTATGCCCCTGAGGCCAGTTGGTTGAGTAGCGCGGGGTATGCCGGATGGGTTGAGGAAAGTCAGCGCATCGAATGGTGGGTTCGCGGACAAACCCGCCGGGTTGAAATCTGGCACCCTTCTCTTACGCTCCATTTCGTCGTGGGCGACACCCTCGAGGACGTAATCAACCAACGTCATGAAGTCTTGGGCGGCCCCCCTTTACCGCCGCCTTGGGTTTTTGCCCCTTGGAATGACGCGGTCGGTGGAAGCCAAGCGGTTCGCCACGTAAAATCCTTGATCGACACGCATCGGATTCCTGCCGGCGCCATTTGGGTCGAAGACTGGACCGGATCATGGGAAGATACCCGGCGCTTTTGGATGCGGCCGTTATCCCATGAATGGCACCGCGAACAGTATCCCGATTTGCCGCAATTAGCCGAGGACCTTCATCAAGACGGCCTTCGGTTGTTAGGATACTTTTGTCCCGAGATCACCGAAGATACCGCCCTCTATAACGAGGCGCGCGCTCAGGGCCATTTGGTGACCCAAAACGACGGTACTCCGGTAAGTATCGACATCTTAGGAATCAAGCATGGCGAGCTTGACCTGACGCGGCCGGCGACAAGACAATGGATCAAGGAGGTGCTCTTCGAACCGGCCAGGCAACTGGGTTTTGATGGGTGGATGGCCGATTTCGGCGAATATCTCCCGCCCACGGCACGGCTCGCCGATGGTACGGACGGTTGGACAAGCCATAATCGATACCCGGGGCTCTGGCATGCGTTACACGCGGAATTTTGGAGCGAGGCCCGCCCCAATGGGGATTATACGTTTTTTGTCCGCTCGCACAGCCTCGGTTCCCACCGCTACGCCCCGGTCATGTGGGGCGGCGATTCGGATACCGACTGGGATCCCGCCGACGGTCTGCCCACTGTCGTTCCCCAGGCTCTCTCCGCGGGGCTTTTAGGTCATGCCGTATGGGGAACCGATATCGCGGGCTATATGACCTTCGGATTGACGCGACCGTCGACCAAAGAGCTTTACTGGCGGTGGCTGGAATTAGGGGCCCTACTTCCCGTGATGCGAACCCATCACGGCACGGCTAAACCGCGTAATTGGCATTGGACCCGGGACGAGGAGACCTTATCCATCTACAACCGGTATGCACGACTCCACATTCTACTCTATCCCTATTGGTATGAACTGGCCCGACAGGCGCAGGAATCCGGGATACCGATAGTGCGTCCGCTATTTTTGGCCCAAAACGAGCCCCGTTTCTGGGATGTTGGGGACCAGTATTTATTGGGTCCCAACCTCTTGGTCGCCCCCGTTTTAAAACGCGGTATGAAACGGCGCCGCGTCAAATTCCCGGAAGGAGGCTGGGTTTGCTGGTGGACCAAAACCTGGTATCCGAACTCCGAAGGCGACGTGTCGACGCCTCTAGCGACGAGCCCTCTCTTCGCCCGGTATGGTTCCCTTATTCCAGTCAGTGAGGGCGCCGATCCGGCGACCGACCGGCCATTGGGATTTGTTGACACGTTGGTAGACGAGGAATCCCTTGGCGATTCGCCTCGCCGGGGGCTTCAAACGGCTGAATCACGCATCACCCTTGTGGCGTGGGGCCCTCCTCGCCTGCCGGGCCGGATCCGGCTCTCTGATGGAGGGCAGCTGAGCTGGACGCCGATACCGGTACCTCAGCCGAACCCTGTAGAAACCACGCCGTTTCCGCCCGCCCTGTGGACAGAGCACGCTCCGGCGCTAAACACCCCCGGCACCGGTGTTCAGTTGGCTGATGACCAACCGGTGATCATTCCCGTCCCGGAGGGTGGGGGGCTCAAACTGGAATGGCAGGGGCATCATCCCCTCACCGTAATCGTCCGACAACCGGCAATTGCCCCGGTTGACGCAGGTTTTCGGACACGTCACGGCGAATCTCCAATGAGCACGGGCAAAGGAGACTGA